One window from the genome of Pseudoalteromonas sp. '520P1 No. 423' encodes:
- a CDS encoding pilus assembly PilX N-terminal domain-containing protein, translating into MVNLKRSKNSGVVLVTVLIMVFAVTGIAVSLMSSSSIDLKVVSAIQEKEKAINIVKGDSFRAISVEKKKVLENHFYYLKGRFEAKDPNNKKNQYFDISNISGNTNAHGQADSKVLLFNENNGPGPLACLPRLAVTPSLKCNYLRMQTSIHYGKLDSNNIGKHDIEIHNGMVQALGPSTESL; encoded by the coding sequence ATGGTAAATTTAAAGAGAAGTAAAAATTCTGGTGTCGTTTTGGTCACAGTTTTGATTATGGTCTTTGCTGTAACTGGTATTGCAGTCTCTTTAATGAGTTCTAGCAGCATTGATTTAAAAGTTGTAAGTGCGATACAAGAGAAAGAAAAAGCGATAAATATTGTTAAAGGAGATTCTTTTCGTGCTATCAGTGTTGAAAAGAAAAAAGTACTAGAAAATCATTTTTATTATTTAAAAGGTAGATTTGAAGCTAAAGATCCCAACAATAAAAAAAATCAATATTTTGATATAAGTAATATTAGTGGTAATACGAATGCTCATGGACAAGCAGATTCAAAAGTATTGTTATTTAATGAAAATAATGGGCCAGGCCCGTTAGCTTGTTTACCACGTTTAGCCGTGACACCTTCTTTAAAATGTAACTACCTTAGAATGCAAACATCAATTCATTATGGAAAATTAGATTCTAATAACATAGGTAAACATGATATAGAAATTCACAATGGCATGGTTCAGGCGCTTGGGCCCTCTACTGAATCGTTATAA
- the murJ gene encoding murein biosynthesis integral membrane protein MurJ, translating into MTFLSRILGLVRDAVTAHLLGAGAAADIFLLANKVPNFLRRLFAEGAFAQAFVPVLTEVKEQHGDDKVRMFVANAAGTLGTILLSVTILGVIASPVIAALFGAGWFASSDSSISTDKYALLSLMLKFTFPYLFFISLVALSGAVLNVYNKFAVAAFTPVLLNISIISCALYFHDKFDFGALSLALGVFIGGVVQLLFQIPFLYRAKMLAKPKWAWQDENVKKVRKLMIPALFGVSVSQINLLLDSVIATFLINGSIAWLYYSDRLIEFPLGLFGIGIATVILPALSKLHVNKEGTDFQDTLDWGVRFVLWLGLPAFMGLIVLSPLIITVLFGHGAFINSEVDHVTQVSFGVTAYAVGLVSFMLIKVLAPGFYARQDTKTPVKIGIAALILNMVFNLILASFLGYIGLALATSLSATCNAFLLYYFLSKQGVYKFSRYSVGFTLKCIVSSLVMAFVTYWCEQQLIWQSIGLGQQIVYLFSLLLIAIITYFSLLFVFGIRVNTIKNVSFAKKSL; encoded by the coding sequence ATGACATTCCTTTCAAGAATACTCGGGTTAGTCAGAGATGCAGTAACAGCGCATTTATTAGGTGCAGGTGCTGCGGCAGATATATTCTTGTTAGCGAATAAAGTACCAAATTTTTTAAGGCGGTTATTTGCAGAAGGAGCATTTGCACAAGCATTTGTTCCAGTTTTAACTGAAGTAAAAGAACAACATGGTGATGATAAAGTCAGAATGTTTGTTGCAAATGCAGCGGGTACATTGGGTACTATTTTATTATCTGTTACTATTTTAGGTGTGATAGCTTCGCCTGTTATAGCTGCTTTATTTGGCGCTGGTTGGTTTGCATCTTCAGACTCTAGTATTTCAACAGATAAATATGCTTTATTATCTTTGATGCTTAAATTTACATTTCCTTATTTATTTTTTATTAGTTTAGTTGCCTTATCTGGCGCTGTCCTTAATGTATATAACAAATTTGCTGTTGCAGCGTTTACTCCCGTCTTGTTAAACATTTCAATTATAAGCTGTGCCTTGTATTTTCATGATAAATTTGATTTTGGCGCTTTATCGTTAGCGTTAGGTGTTTTTATTGGCGGAGTTGTACAGCTACTTTTTCAAATTCCATTCTTATATCGTGCAAAAATGTTAGCGAAACCAAAATGGGCTTGGCAAGATGAGAATGTAAAAAAAGTACGTAAATTGATGATCCCTGCTTTATTTGGTGTATCTGTAAGTCAAATAAATTTATTGCTTGATTCTGTTATTGCTACTTTTTTAATTAATGGTTCTATTGCGTGGTTATATTACTCAGATCGCTTAATTGAGTTTCCATTAGGCTTGTTTGGTATTGGTATTGCGACCGTTATTTTACCCGCATTATCTAAATTGCATGTAAATAAAGAAGGTACGGATTTTCAAGATACTTTAGATTGGGGTGTTAGGTTTGTGCTTTGGTTAGGTTTGCCTGCATTTATGGGGTTAATCGTTTTAAGTCCATTAATCATTACCGTTTTGTTTGGCCATGGCGCTTTTATCAATAGTGAAGTAGATCATGTTACTCAAGTCTCTTTCGGTGTAACTGCATATGCGGTGGGTTTAGTAAGCTTTATGCTTATAAAAGTACTAGCTCCAGGGTTTTATGCAAGGCAAGATACAAAAACACCAGTGAAAATAGGTATAGCGGCATTAATTTTAAATATGGTGTTTAATTTAATTTTGGCTTCATTTTTAGGTTATATCGGTTTAGCTTTGGCAACATCACTATCGGCAACGTGTAATGCGTTTTTATTATATTACTTTTTATCAAAACAAGGGGTTTATAAGTTTTCACGATATAGTGTTGGCTTTACCCTGAAATGCATAGTGTCTAGTTTAGTGATGGCATTTGTTACCTACTGGTGTGAACAACAATTAATATGGCAATCGATAGGGTTGGGGCAGCAGATAGTATATTTATTTTCATTGTTATTAATTGCGATTATTACGTATTTTTCTCTATTGTTTGTTTTTGGTATAAGAGTAAATACAATAAAAAATGTATCCTTTGCGAAAAAAAGTCTATAA
- a CDS encoding PilW family protein has protein sequence MNFKGNYKIKQQGITLIEMMISLVIGVFILGGVSFTYISMKTTTKSTLEIGELQESGRLAMDILSKDIERAGFWGTYYGNTLDFDNVSIPASISNDCSDGANNASFPIDSADNFRFIYGVETKTKNAMACISTAVPETDIIQLKGLAGVNIDGEKTNIARYYLVTQKTSAQLRAGDNKVFVLDNLNSSVWQYNHHVYYISSQTGQIVNGYSTDIPTLMRRRLVATKGGEFVDEVIMEGVENMRFIYGLDTDGTDKVDTYRTVEQMGAGDWEQSNSKIMSVQIFLLVRSLREDFSTPAIRRTYILGGVNNATAKTINTNDQFKRSVFVSTVRLANGGSELW, from the coding sequence GTGAATTTTAAAGGCAATTATAAAATCAAGCAGCAAGGTATTACACTAATTGAGATGATGATTTCTTTGGTTATAGGTGTATTTATACTAGGCGGAGTTTCCTTTACATATATAAGCATGAAAACAACCACAAAAAGCACTTTAGAGATAGGTGAACTACAAGAGTCTGGTCGGTTAGCTATGGATATACTGAGTAAAGATATAGAGAGGGCAGGTTTTTGGGGCACTTATTACGGTAATACTCTTGATTTTGATAATGTTTCAATACCAGCTTCAATATCTAATGATTGTTCTGATGGGGCTAACAATGCCAGTTTTCCTATTGATTCAGCTGATAACTTTAGGTTTATTTATGGTGTTGAAACTAAAACTAAAAATGCAATGGCTTGTATATCAACAGCTGTGCCTGAAACTGATATTATTCAACTTAAAGGGCTTGCAGGGGTCAATATTGATGGTGAAAAAACGAATATTGCTCGGTACTATTTAGTTACACAAAAAACATCGGCTCAGTTGAGAGCAGGTGATAATAAAGTTTTTGTATTGGATAATTTAAATAGTTCTGTATGGCAATATAATCACCATGTTTATTATATAAGTTCTCAAACAGGACAAATTGTAAATGGTTATTCTACTGATATTCCTACATTAATGAGAAGGCGTCTAGTTGCCACCAAAGGCGGAGAGTTTGTTGATGAAGTTATCATGGAAGGAGTCGAAAATATGCGATTTATTTATGGTTTAGATACTGATGGAACCGATAAAGTTGATACTTATAGAACTGTTGAACAAATGGGGGCCGGCGACTGGGAACAATCAAACTCTAAAATAATGTCAGTTCAGATTTTTCTATTAGTAAGGTCATTGAGAGAAGATTTTTCAACCCCAGCTATCAGACGTACTTATATTTTAGGTGGTGTAAACAATGCAACTGCAAAAACGATAAATACTAATGATCAATTTAAAAGAAGCGTATTTGTTTCTACCGTAAGATTAGCTAATGGGGGATCTGAGTTATGGTAA
- the lspA gene encoding signal peptidase II, whose protein sequence is MFKAKSGLVWLWLTLVMLIADQVTKIMISTQMKLYESIELIPVFKITYVHNYGAAFSFLTDAGGWQRWFFSIIAITISGLLIWWLKKLPASNKLLGSAYALVLAGALGNLFDRLAYGYVVDFLHVFYKTWNFPVFNIADSAICVGAGLLLIDAFLEEKVKSAKEQKKEGTQ, encoded by the coding sequence TTGTTTAAAGCAAAATCCGGATTAGTTTGGTTATGGTTAACTTTAGTGATGCTAATAGCAGATCAAGTGACTAAAATTATGATTAGTACACAAATGAAGCTATATGAGTCTATAGAGCTTATACCTGTTTTTAAAATTACTTATGTACATAACTACGGCGCAGCATTTAGTTTTTTAACTGATGCCGGTGGCTGGCAGCGTTGGTTTTTTAGTATCATAGCCATAACGATAAGTGGGCTATTAATATGGTGGTTAAAAAAATTACCAGCGAGCAATAAGTTACTCGGTTCAGCTTATGCTTTAGTACTAGCAGGTGCGTTAGGAAACTTATTCGACAGACTAGCTTATGGTTATGTTGTCGACTTCCTTCATGTATTTTATAAAACATGGAATTTTCCCGTATTTAATATTGCCGATAGTGCAATATGTGTGGGTGCAGGTCTATTGTTAATCGATGCATTTTTGGAAGAGAAAGTTAAATCAGCTAAAGAACAGAAGAAAGAAGGTACGCAATAA
- the ribF gene encoding bifunctional riboflavin kinase/FAD synthetase has translation MELIRGIHNIRARHRDCVLTIGNFDGVHLGHEAVLNGLIKDADMLDLPSTVMLFEPQPQELFAKDKAPPRLTRLRDKLIIFKKLGIKRVICINFNRNFANLSADDFIREILINKLGVKALTIGDDFRFGKGRVGDFKMLVEIGAQLNMTVKSTRSFRKLDCRVSSTAIRDSLAKNEIEQANDMLGHAYQISGRVIHGCKQGRQLGFPTANVALKRQVSPVNGVFAVKIKISDKEYYGVANVGSKPTLNGQKMLLEVHIFDFKQDIYGTFISVELITKLRNEQKFDTLDQLIAQIDADVKVAKQCFGLTNI, from the coding sequence ATGGAGCTAATTAGAGGCATCCACAATATTAGAGCTAGGCATCGAGATTGTGTATTAACGATAGGTAATTTTGATGGTGTACATTTAGGTCATGAAGCTGTTTTAAATGGCTTAATTAAAGACGCTGATATGTTAGACCTGCCAAGCACTGTGATGTTGTTTGAGCCGCAGCCGCAAGAGTTGTTTGCAAAAGACAAAGCACCGCCTAGGTTAACACGTTTAAGAGATAAATTAATTATTTTTAAAAAATTAGGTATAAAACGTGTTATTTGCATAAATTTCAATCGAAATTTTGCAAATTTGTCAGCAGATGATTTTATCCGTGAAATATTAATTAATAAATTAGGTGTTAAAGCCCTCACTATTGGTGACGATTTCAGGTTTGGTAAAGGACGAGTTGGCGACTTTAAAATGCTGGTTGAAATTGGCGCCCAGTTAAATATGACTGTTAAAAGCACCCGTAGTTTTCGAAAACTCGATTGTAGAGTGAGTAGTACTGCAATTAGAGATTCACTAGCAAAAAATGAAATAGAGCAAGCTAATGATATGCTAGGGCACGCTTATCAAATTTCAGGACGTGTGATCCATGGCTGTAAACAAGGTAGGCAATTAGGATTCCCAACAGCGAATGTCGCCCTTAAAAGGCAAGTAAGCCCAGTTAATGGTGTCTTTGCTGTAAAAATAAAAATATCTGATAAAGAATATTATGGGGTGGCTAATGTCGGTTCTAAGCCAACCCTTAATGGACAAAAAATGTTGCTTGAAGTGCATATTTTCGACTTTAAGCAAGATATATATGGAACATTTATAAGTGTGGAGCTTATTACTAAACTTCGCAATGAACAAAAATTTGATACGCTTGATCAACTTATCGCACAAATTGATGCCGATGTTAAAGTTGCCAAGCAGTGTTTTGGTTTGACCAATATCTAA
- the ispH gene encoding 4-hydroxy-3-methylbut-2-enyl diphosphate reductase encodes MKIMLANPRGFCAGVDRAISIVERALDIFKAPIYVRHEVVHNKFVVNGLKERGAIFVEELDQIPDDSIVIFSAHGVSQAVRKEAKRRELKIFDATCPLVTKVHMEVTRASRKGIECILIGHQGHIEVEGTMGQYDNADGGIYLVQTVDDVATLEVKNPDNLMYCSQTTLSVDDTADVINTLRAKFPNIDGPRKDDICYATQNRQDAVRDLAAKVDVLLVVGAKNSSNSNRLREVSDKLGTPAYLIDDADSMEQSWLEKANTVGVTAGASAPDILVQQVITQLKQWGGDEVIQNPGVIENTIFAVPIELR; translated from the coding sequence ATGAAAATCATGCTAGCAAATCCTCGAGGATTTTGTGCTGGTGTAGATCGTGCGATCAGCATAGTTGAACGTGCTTTAGATATTTTTAAAGCCCCTATTTATGTCAGACATGAAGTAGTTCACAATAAATTTGTTGTAAACGGCCTTAAAGAGCGTGGGGCAATTTTTGTTGAAGAGCTAGATCAAATACCTGACGACAGCATTGTTATTTTTAGCGCCCATGGCGTATCTCAAGCTGTACGCAAAGAAGCAAAACGACGTGAGCTTAAAATATTTGATGCGACATGTCCGCTAGTGACTAAAGTGCATATGGAAGTAACACGTGCTAGCCGTAAAGGCATTGAATGTATTTTAATAGGTCATCAAGGTCATATTGAAGTTGAAGGCACTATGGGTCAATACGATAATGCTGATGGCGGCATTTATTTGGTGCAAACAGTTGATGACGTCGCCACTTTAGAGGTTAAAAATCCGGATAACTTAATGTATTGCAGTCAAACGACTTTATCGGTTGATGATACAGCTGATGTGATTAATACACTAAGAGCCAAGTTTCCGAATATTGACGGTCCTCGAAAGGATGATATTTGTTATGCAACACAAAATCGTCAAGATGCAGTTAGAGATTTAGCTGCAAAGGTTGATGTATTATTAGTTGTCGGTGCAAAAAATAGTTCAAACTCTAATCGATTAAGAGAAGTATCAGATAAACTAGGCACGCCAGCTTATTTGATTGATGATGCTGATTCTATGGAGCAAAGTTGGCTTGAAAAAGCTAACACTGTTGGTGTAACTGCTGGTGCATCTGCACCTGACATTTTAGTTCAGCAAGTCATTACCCAATTAAAACAATGGGGTGGTGATGAAGTGATACAAAACCCTGGCGTTATCGAAAATACAATATTTGCAGTACCAATTGAATTAAGATAA
- the pilV gene encoding type IV pilus modification protein PilV, protein MTQSKNKGFTLLETLIAFVVLTVGLLGAVALQAQAKKASYDSLQRAAALSLGNDILERIGSNDTGAALAVYSTSFSSTDKENTALANACFNAACTTVQLAQFDLEQWRRAIKAQDGTGTLSGATVCIESTIIGANITLTVNITWLGRQKLVQGTENSKVSCGDVSGQRKLVSLERFILMRNA, encoded by the coding sequence ATGACGCAATCTAAAAATAAAGGTTTCACTTTATTAGAAACTTTAATTGCATTTGTTGTACTCACAGTGGGCTTATTAGGCGCTGTAGCACTGCAAGCACAAGCAAAAAAAGCAAGTTATGATTCTCTGCAACGTGCTGCTGCTTTAAGTTTAGGTAATGACATTCTTGAACGCATTGGATCTAATGATACTGGTGCCGCCTTAGCCGTTTACTCAACCTCTTTTTCTTCAACTGATAAGGAAAATACAGCGTTAGCAAACGCTTGTTTTAATGCTGCTTGCACTACAGTGCAATTAGCTCAATTTGATCTTGAACAATGGCGAAGAGCTATAAAAGCACAAGACGGAACCGGGACTTTATCTGGTGCAACTGTGTGTATAGAATCAACTATAATTGGTGCAAATATAACCTTAACAGTGAATATTACTTGGTTAGGAAGGCAAAAGCTTGTTCAGGGAACTGAAAACTCAAAAGTTAGTTGTGGTGACGTCAGCGGTCAGCGAAAGTTAGTTTCTTTAGAGCGCTTCATTCTTATGAGGAATGCATAG
- the rpsT gene encoding 30S ribosomal protein S20: protein MANIKSAKKRALTSEKRRKHNASRRSMMRTFFKKVVVAIEAGDKEAATLAFNAAVPVLDRYATKGLIHKNKAARNKSRLSAKIKAL, encoded by the coding sequence TTGGCTAACATCAAGTCTGCAAAAAAACGCGCTTTAACTAGCGAAAAACGCCGTAAACACAATGCAAGTCGTCGTTCAATGATGCGTACTTTTTTCAAAAAAGTAGTAGTAGCAATTGAAGCTGGTGACAAAGAAGCTGCAACTTTAGCATTTAATGCTGCTGTTCCAGTTCTAGACCGTTACGCAACTAAAGGTCTTATTCACAAAAACAAAGCAGCTCGTAACAAGAGCCGTTTATCTGCAAAAATCAAAGCGCTTTAG
- the fkpB gene encoding FKBP-type peptidyl-prolyl cis-trans isomerase has product MSVLINDNSEVVFHFSIKLSDGSAADSSKVHNKPAKLVMGDGSLTANFEKCLLGLKAGDDKSFELEPEDAFGIPNPDNIYHLDRTKFGADTPAEVGAIIAFTQPDGSELPGIIREVAGESVTVDFNHPLSGQKLTFDVEIIEVKNSEATTS; this is encoded by the coding sequence ATGTCAGTTTTAATTAATGATAACTCTGAAGTCGTTTTTCACTTTTCAATTAAATTATCAGATGGCTCTGCTGCTGATTCAAGCAAAGTTCATAATAAGCCTGCAAAGTTAGTAATGGGTGATGGTAGCTTAACTGCAAACTTTGAAAAATGTTTATTAGGCCTTAAAGCGGGTGATGATAAGTCATTTGAACTAGAGCCAGAAGATGCTTTTGGTATACCAAATCCTGATAATATTTATCACCTAGATCGCACTAAATTTGGTGCAGATACCCCAGCCGAAGTGGGTGCCATTATCGCGTTTACTCAACCTGATGGGTCAGAGCTTCCGGGAATTATCCGTGAAGTAGCAGGAGAATCAGTTACTGTTGATTTTAATCACCCATTAAGTGGTCAAAAATTAACGTTTGACGTTGAAATTATTGAAGTTAAAAATTCAGAGGCAACAACCTCATGA
- a CDS encoding OmpW family protein gives MRNVLKSSLVAATLITTPFAHADFLDNLSVNIGAITVAPDSGTSNIDQDPSLGLGVDSNTQLGITFDYALNDNWVLELIAATPFSHDFSGEVGLAGADIGSTKQLPPTLLAQYHFGDSNAAFRPFVGAGINYTMFFDEQAGQDLKDTLGTDDVEIKLDDSFGLAAQIGFNYMLNEKWSIHAMASYMDIDSDAEVFADGKKALTSIVAIDPTVFMLGMKYKF, from the coding sequence ATGAGAAATGTATTAAAATCATCTTTAGTAGCAGCGACTCTTATTACAACACCTTTTGCACATGCAGATTTTCTTGATAATTTAAGCGTAAACATTGGTGCTATTACAGTAGCACCAGATAGTGGCACATCAAATATCGACCAAGATCCTTCTCTAGGTTTAGGTGTTGATTCAAACACGCAGTTAGGTATTACTTTTGATTACGCTTTAAATGATAACTGGGTATTAGAGTTAATTGCAGCAACACCATTTAGCCATGACTTTTCAGGCGAAGTAGGTTTAGCTGGCGCTGATATTGGCTCAACTAAACAGTTACCACCAACATTACTAGCACAATATCATTTTGGTGATTCAAATGCGGCATTTCGCCCATTCGTAGGTGCAGGTATTAACTACACAATGTTTTTTGATGAGCAAGCAGGACAAGATCTTAAAGATACTCTTGGCACTGATGATGTTGAAATCAAATTAGACGATTCATTTGGTTTAGCTGCACAAATAGGTTTTAACTACATGTTAAATGAAAAATGGAGCATTCATGCGATGGCCTCATACATGGATATTGATAGTGATGCAGAAGTATTTGCTGACGGTAAAAAAGCACTTACTTCAATTGTTGCCATTGATCCAACAGTATTTATGTTAGGTATGAAATATAAATTCTAG
- the ileS gene encoding isoleucine--tRNA ligase yields MSDYKHTLNLPQTAFPMRGNLANREPKMLKDWNEKDLYGKIRAAKKGKKPFILHDGPPYANGNIHLGHSVNKILKDIIIKAKTLSDFDAPYIPGWDCHGLPIELQVEKKVGKPGKKVTAAQFREKCREYAKKQVEGQKTDFIRLGVFGDWSNPYLTMNFDFEANAIRVLGRIIDKGHLHKGSKPVHWCTDCGSALAEAEVEYQDKQSPAIDVSFKFLDESALESKFNLPEGHKGEGQVDVVIWTTTPWTLPANRGVALHENVEYSLVQVETEEGKRRFVLGSELVKDAMDRFGFDKYHALGYCKGSELEHLQLQHPFYDFSVPVVLGEHVTTDSGTGAVHTAPGHGQEDFIVGKEYGLEIANPVGANGVYLPDTPLFAGQHVFKANASVIEVLKEKNTLMHHQALEHSYPHCWRHKTPIIFRATPQWFVSMDQANLRGDTLSEIEKTQWIPAWGENRISNMVTGRPDWCISRQRTWGVPIALFVDKDTGALHPDSKTLIEQVAKRVEEKGIQAWYDLEVNELLNEADSERYVKILDTLDVWFDSGVSHACVVDAREELTGPADLYLEGSDQHRGWFMSSMMTSVAINGHAPYRQVLTHGFTVDEKGHKMSKSLGNVISPQDIMNKLGADILRLWVASTDYTAEMTVSDEIFNRAADRYRRIRNTSRYLLSNLAGFDPKTDMVAYDDLVDLDKWILDRAAVLQEEIVNAYDEYQMLLVTQKLMNFCTLELGAFYLDVIKDRQYTAKTEGVARRSCQTVLFHIAEAMTRWMAPIMSFTAQEIWQTLPGEREEFVFTGQWYEGLVKSDSDKLNDRWQTILTVRDQVNRVLESARKEEVIGATLQANVTISADQSLADKLTALGEELRFVLLVSKVNVEVVSSKPEGAVETEVENLFIQVESTDATKCERCWHYTDDVGSIEGHSDICGRCVTNIDGEGEVRKFA; encoded by the coding sequence ATGAGCGACTACAAGCATACTCTGAATCTACCACAAACTGCATTCCCAATGCGTGGTAACTTGGCTAATCGTGAGCCGAAAATGCTAAAAGATTGGAACGAAAAAGATCTTTACGGCAAGATCCGTGCTGCTAAAAAAGGTAAAAAACCTTTTATTTTGCATGATGGACCTCCATATGCAAACGGTAATATTCACTTAGGTCATTCAGTAAATAAAATCCTTAAAGATATTATTATTAAAGCAAAGACTTTATCTGACTTTGATGCACCTTACATTCCTGGTTGGGATTGTCATGGTTTACCAATTGAGCTTCAAGTAGAGAAAAAAGTAGGCAAGCCAGGCAAAAAAGTAACGGCAGCACAATTCCGTGAAAAATGTCGTGAATACGCTAAAAAGCAAGTTGAAGGCCAAAAAACAGATTTTATCCGTTTAGGTGTTTTTGGTGATTGGAGTAATCCATATCTAACAATGAACTTTGATTTTGAAGCAAATGCAATCCGTGTTTTAGGGCGCATTATTGATAAAGGTCACTTACATAAAGGTTCAAAACCTGTTCATTGGTGTACAGATTGTGGTTCTGCATTAGCTGAAGCTGAAGTTGAATATCAAGATAAGCAATCACCAGCAATTGATGTAAGCTTTAAGTTTTTAGATGAATCGGCACTTGAAAGTAAATTTAATTTACCTGAAGGTCATAAAGGCGAAGGTCAAGTTGATGTTGTTATTTGGACAACAACACCTTGGACACTACCTGCTAACCGTGGTGTTGCTTTACATGAAAATGTTGAATATAGCTTAGTTCAAGTTGAAACTGAAGAAGGCAAACGTCGCTTTGTTTTAGGTTCTGAACTTGTTAAAGATGCAATGGACCGTTTTGGTTTCGATAAGTACCATGCATTAGGTTACTGTAAAGGTAGCGAGCTTGAGCATTTACAATTACAACACCCGTTTTATGATTTCTCAGTACCAGTTGTATTAGGTGAGCATGTAACAACTGACTCAGGTACAGGTGCTGTTCATACTGCGCCAGGCCATGGTCAAGAAGATTTCATCGTTGGTAAAGAATACGGCCTTGAAATTGCGAATCCTGTAGGGGCTAATGGTGTTTATTTACCGGATACACCTTTATTTGCTGGTCAGCATGTATTTAAAGCAAATGCGAGTGTGATTGAAGTATTAAAAGAAAAAAATACTTTAATGCATCACCAAGCGTTAGAGCATAGCTATCCACATTGTTGGAGACATAAAACGCCAATTATTTTCCGCGCGACACCACAATGGTTTGTAAGCATGGATCAAGCTAATTTACGTGGCGATACATTATCTGAAATTGAAAAAACACAATGGATCCCAGCTTGGGGTGAAAACCGTATCTCAAATATGGTAACAGGTCGTCCTGATTGGTGTATTTCTCGCCAACGTACTTGGGGTGTACCAATTGCATTGTTCGTAGATAAAGATACTGGCGCACTTCACCCAGACTCAAAAACCTTAATTGAACAAGTTGCAAAACGTGTTGAAGAAAAAGGCATTCAAGCTTGGTATGACTTAGAAGTAAACGAGTTATTAAACGAAGCTGATAGCGAGCGTTATGTTAAGATCCTTGATACGTTAGATGTATGGTTTGATTCTGGTGTATCTCATGCATGTGTTGTAGATGCACGTGAGGAGCTAACTGGTCCAGCTGATTTATATCTTGAAGGGTCAGATCAACATCGTGGTTGGTTTATGTCTTCAATGATGACATCTGTTGCAATCAATGGTCATGCACCTTACCGTCAAGTATTAACGCATGGTTTTACGGTTGATGAAAAAGGTCACAAAATGTCTAAGTCTTTAGGCAATGTGATTTCTCCACAAGATATCATGAACAAACTTGGTGCTGATATCTTGCGTTTATGGGTTGCATCAACAGATTATACTGCTGAAATGACAGTATCAGATGAAATCTTTAACCGTGCAGCAGATAGATACCGCCGTATTCGTAATACAAGTCGCTACTTATTATCTAACTTAGCGGGTTTTGATCCTAAGACTGATATGGTTGCATATGATGATTTAGTTGATTTAGATAAGTGGATCTTAGACAGAGCTGCTGTACTACAAGAAGAAATTGTAAATGCGTATGACGAGTACCAAATGCTACTTGTTACACAAAAACTTATGAACTTCTGTACCCTTGAGTTAGGTGCTTTCTACTTAGACGTCATTAAAGATCGTCAATATACAGCAAAAACTGAAGGTGTTGCCCGTCGTTCTTGTCAAACTGTGTTATTCCACATTGCTGAAGCGATGACACGTTGGATGGCGCCTATTATGAGCTTTACAGCCCAAGAAATTTGGCAGACATTACCAGGTGAGCGTGAAGAATTTGTATTCACAGGTCAATGGTACGAAGGTTTAGTTAAATCTGATTCTGATAAATTGAACGATCGTTGGCAAACGATCTTAACAGTACGCGATCAAGTAAATCGTGTATTAGAATCAGCGCGTAAAGAAGAAGTGATAGGTGCAACTCTACAAGCTAATGTTACAATCTCAGCGGATCAATCACTGGCTGATAAACTAACAGCATTAGGCGAAGAACTAAGATTTGTATTATTAGTATCTAAAGTGAATGTTGAAGTGGTATCTTCAAAGCCAGAAGGTGCGGTTGAAACTGAAGTTGAAAACTTATTTATTCAAGTAGAGTCAACTGATGCAACGAAATGTGAGCGCTGTTGGCATTACACTGATGATGTCGGTTCGATTGAAGGACATAGTGATATTTGTGGACGTTGTGTTACCAATATTGATGGTGAAGGCGAAGTTCGTAAATTTGCATAA